The following proteins come from a genomic window of Acidimicrobiia bacterium:
- a CDS encoding SDR family oxidoreductase yields the protein MPNTCRPPRPGPGSDGSRTTRCKTPSSRPCVGTHPISGDEPTDRRKFRAMGPIAVVGAGGFVGGRLVQHLHQTGAEVVPISRRPCSWLGDGNIALDLIEEPASAVDRAIAGASVVVDLVGHNEVVAANEPERALTETVTMTHRLAEAIHRAGTPRVVYLSSVHVYGAALEPGAVITEDTVPRPRSGYAIARLTSEHVLTSRLAGAADVVALRLTNSVGAPASPALDRWSALVNDLCRQAARSGRLVLNSPGLQQRDWVSLGDACGAIEAACHPTTVPAGTYNLGSGVTKSVRAMAEEVADAWNAMTQQRPVIEAPPALEAAPEPYRVDSHRLTSLGIRLDTPIATAVAEMVKFCLVHRNRLMP from the coding sequence ATGCCCAACACTTGTCGGCCGCCAAGGCCCGGTCCCGGCTCGGATGGCAGCCGAACCACACGGTGCAAGACGCCCTCATCGAGACCGTGCGTTGGTACGCATCCCATCTCGGGTGATGAGCCCACCGATCGCAGGAAGTTCCGGGCCATGGGGCCCATAGCGGTGGTGGGCGCCGGCGGCTTTGTGGGCGGTCGCCTCGTGCAGCACCTGCATCAGACCGGGGCCGAGGTGGTACCCATCAGTCGCCGCCCATGCTCGTGGCTCGGCGATGGCAATATCGCGCTCGACCTGATCGAAGAACCGGCCTCCGCAGTCGATCGTGCCATCGCTGGCGCGTCCGTGGTGGTCGATCTCGTGGGCCACAACGAGGTGGTGGCGGCCAACGAACCCGAGCGGGCCCTCACCGAGACGGTGACCATGACCCATCGCCTCGCCGAGGCCATCCACCGAGCCGGCACCCCCCGGGTGGTTTACCTCTCCAGCGTGCACGTCTACGGAGCCGCCCTCGAACCCGGCGCAGTGATCACCGAAGACACCGTGCCTCGGCCCCGGTCCGGCTATGCCATCGCCCGTCTCACGTCGGAACACGTGTTGACCAGTCGGCTGGCGGGGGCCGCCGACGTTGTGGCGCTGCGCCTCACTAACTCGGTGGGCGCGCCCGCGAGCCCCGCACTGGATCGGTGGAGTGCCCTCGTCAATGATCTCTGCCGGCAGGCGGCTCGCTCCGGACGCCTGGTCTTGAATAGTCCGGGGCTGCAGCAGCGTGACTGGGTGAGCCTTGGCGACGCCTGCGGGGCCATCGAAGCGGCCTGCCACCCCACCACCGTGCCGGCAGGCACCTACAACCTCGGCTCGGGCGTCACCAAGTCCGTGCGGGCCATGGCGGAGGAGGTGGCCGATGCGTGGAATGCGATGACCCAGCAACGCCCCGTGATCGAGGCACCGCCGGCCCTGGAGGCCGCTCCCGAGCCCTACCGGGTGGATAGCCACCGCCTGACATCGCTGGGTATCCGCCTCGACACACCCATCGCCACCGCCGTCGCGGAAATGGTGAAGTTCTGCCTCGTCCACCGAAATCGCCTCATGCCATAG
- the pyrE gene encoding orotate phosphoribosyltransferase — MSSSAHAALVAHLLEYSVRTGDFTLKSGKKSHWFIDAKQTTCRAAGMLLVADAALEVIPADVTAIGGLTMGADAVAFGIAAIAASRGRPLRSFSVRKEAKDHGGGGRIAGALRPGDRVVITEDAVTRGVSMLEAAQVVRTEGEAEAVLLLPVVDRGGTVEAMAAEYGLPLRALVTAPDLGFPYEG; from the coding sequence ATGAGTTCATCCGCCCACGCCGCCTTGGTGGCGCACCTTCTTGAGTACAGCGTTCGCACCGGGGACTTCACCCTGAAGAGCGGCAAGAAGAGCCACTGGTTTATCGATGCCAAGCAGACCACCTGCCGGGCAGCGGGAATGCTTTTGGTGGCCGATGCCGCCTTGGAGGTGATTCCCGCCGACGTCACGGCGATCGGCGGTCTGACGATGGGGGCCGATGCGGTGGCCTTCGGCATCGCCGCCATCGCCGCATCACGCGGGCGTCCCCTGCGTAGTTTCAGCGTGCGCAAGGAAGCGAAGGACCATGGCGGCGGCGGTCGTATCGCCGGTGCCCTACGGCCTGGCGATCGCGTTGTGATCACCGAGGATGCCGTCACCCGGGGTGTTTCGATGCTCGAAGCCGCGCAAGTGGTGCGCACCGAAGGCGAGGCTGAAGCGGTCTTGTTGCTCCCGGTGGTGGATCGCGGGGGCACGGTGGAAGCCATGGCGGCCGAGTACGGCCTCCCGCTGCGGGCGCTGGTTACTGCCCCGGACCTGGGCTTTCCCTACGAAGGTTGA
- a CDS encoding Glu/Leu/Phe/Val dehydrogenase, which yields MADDDFEQVAYRYDAATGLRAIVAIHSTVLGPGLGGTRFWPYVSEEEALIDVTRLAKGMTYKHAAAGLHQGGGKAVIIGDPAHLRSDELILAYGRFVEGLAGRYLTAEDIGTTQADMNLIGTVTSHVAGRSEALGGSGDPSPATALGLVWAMRAVAERLWGEATLADRHVCIAGVGKVGGALADHLHAQGARLTVADIHPGAVAAVVHRTGAAVVDPDVAHAVEADLFAPCALGAGLSAITIPELSCQAIVGSANNQLATAQDAQRIQDSGVLYAPDYIVNAGGVINIAEEKVGYDRDRANEQIALIHDTVITVFDLAESAGITTAAAADRLAEQRLTEALNLRRESPGPGQ from the coding sequence ATGGCCGATGACGACTTCGAGCAGGTGGCGTACCGCTACGACGCCGCCACCGGGCTTCGGGCCATCGTGGCGATCCACTCCACCGTGCTCGGTCCTGGCCTAGGCGGCACCCGATTCTGGCCGTACGTCAGCGAAGAGGAAGCCCTGATCGACGTCACCCGGCTGGCCAAGGGGATGACGTACAAGCACGCGGCGGCGGGCCTTCACCAAGGGGGAGGTAAGGCCGTGATCATCGGCGACCCCGCCCACCTCCGCAGCGACGAACTCATCCTGGCCTACGGCCGGTTCGTGGAGGGACTGGCGGGCCGTTACCTCACGGCGGAGGACATCGGGACCACCCAGGCCGACATGAACCTCATCGGCACAGTGACCTCACACGTCGCCGGTCGGAGCGAGGCCCTCGGCGGCTCCGGCGATCCCTCACCGGCCACCGCCCTCGGGTTGGTGTGGGCCATGCGAGCGGTGGCCGAACGACTTTGGGGCGAGGCCACCTTGGCTGATCGCCACGTGTGCATCGCCGGAGTGGGGAAAGTGGGCGGCGCCCTCGCCGACCACCTCCACGCGCAGGGGGCTCGCCTCACGGTGGCCGATATCCACCCCGGCGCCGTGGCCGCCGTGGTGCATCGAACCGGCGCCGCCGTAGTTGATCCCGACGTCGCTCATGCGGTCGAGGCCGACCTGTTCGCCCCCTGCGCACTAGGGGCTGGGCTCTCCGCCATCACCATTCCCGAGTTGAGCTGTCAGGCCATCGTCGGATCGGCCAACAACCAACTCGCCACCGCCCAAGATGCTCAGCGGATCCAAGACTCCGGCGTGCTCTACGCCCCCGACTACATCGTGAACGCAGGCGGAGTGATCAACATCGCCGAAGAAAAAGTCGGCTACGACCGCGACCGCGCCAACGAGCAGATCGCCCTCATCCACGACACCGTGATCACGGTGTTCGACCTCGCCGAGAGCGCCGGCATCACCACGGCGGCGGCGGCTGACCGGCTCGCCGAACAACGCCTCACCGAAGCCCTCAACCTTCGTAGGGAAAGCCCAGGTCCGGGGCAGTAA
- the purF gene encoding amidophosphoribosyltransferase: protein MTRLPLLTWQTGYVSSGEPYDDVAHDDDSPKEACGVFGIYSPGQPVAHLTYLGLFALQHRGQEAAGMAVSDGSDVTVVKDQGLVASVFDDRTLAGLEGILAIGHCRYSTTGSSTWRNAQPAYRGVGDRHFALGHNGNLTNTEALIEEGGMLPGTITSDTDLVAELIGNALGHLPDDSADDDLERALASVLPRLEGAFSFVVMDQSRIIGVRDPNGFRPLCLGKLDDGWVLASESPALDIVGAHFVRELDPGEMVVIDATGPRSIRPFPDSRVDPRLCLFEFVYFARPDTRLYNQSVHQARVRIGEQLAEQAPVEADMVMGVPESGVPAAEGFARRSGIPYGQGVVKNRYVGRSFIAPSQELRARAVRMKLNPLRENVAGKRIVVVDDSIVRGTTQKQLTKMLREAGATEVHLRITSPPVKWSCFYGIDTGDRTELLAYSLTVDEIREYLNVDSIAFVQLDRLVASTGAPGAGFCNACFTGDYPTAVSVTLGKHVLEAPAAEPLAAPIQTAID from the coding sequence ATGACCAGATTGCCCCTCCTTACCTGGCAGACTGGGTACGTGTCCTCCGGTGAGCCGTACGACGATGTCGCTCACGATGACGATTCCCCGAAGGAAGCCTGCGGTGTCTTTGGCATCTACAGCCCCGGCCAACCCGTAGCCCACCTGACGTATCTGGGACTTTTCGCCCTGCAGCACCGTGGTCAAGAGGCGGCCGGTATGGCTGTCAGCGACGGGTCCGATGTGACCGTCGTGAAGGACCAAGGCCTGGTGGCCTCCGTGTTCGACGACCGCACGTTGGCCGGCCTGGAGGGCATCCTGGCCATCGGCCACTGCCGGTACTCCACCACCGGGTCTTCCACTTGGCGCAACGCCCAACCGGCGTACCGCGGGGTAGGGGATCGGCACTTCGCTCTCGGCCACAACGGAAATCTCACCAATACCGAAGCCCTGATCGAGGAGGGGGGGATGCTGCCCGGCACCATCACAAGCGACACCGACCTGGTGGCCGAACTGATCGGAAACGCCCTCGGCCACCTGCCCGACGACAGCGCCGATGACGATCTGGAGCGAGCCCTGGCCAGCGTGTTGCCCCGGCTCGAAGGGGCCTTTTCATTCGTCGTGATGGATCAGTCTCGGATCATCGGGGTGCGAGACCCCAACGGCTTCCGGCCGTTGTGCCTCGGCAAACTCGACGACGGTTGGGTGCTCGCCTCGGAGAGTCCGGCACTGGACATCGTAGGCGCCCACTTCGTGCGGGAACTCGATCCGGGCGAGATGGTAGTGATCGATGCGACGGGCCCTCGGTCGATCCGCCCGTTCCCCGACAGTCGTGTCGACCCGCGGCTGTGCCTCTTTGAGTTCGTGTACTTCGCCCGGCCCGACACGCGGCTGTACAACCAAAGCGTGCACCAGGCCCGGGTGCGGATCGGCGAGCAACTGGCGGAGCAGGCCCCCGTGGAGGCCGACATGGTCATGGGGGTGCCTGAGTCGGGGGTACCCGCCGCCGAGGGCTTCGCCCGGCGCAGTGGGATCCCCTATGGCCAGGGGGTAGTAAAGAACCGTTACGTCGGCCGTAGTTTCATTGCCCCCAGTCAGGAACTCCGGGCCCGGGCGGTGCGGATGAAGCTGAACCCGCTGCGCGAGAACGTGGCCGGCAAGCGCATCGTGGTGGTGGACGACTCGATCGTGCGCGGGACCACGCAGAAACAACTAACCAAGATGCTGCGCGAGGCCGGGGCGACCGAGGTGCACCTGCGGATTACGTCGCCGCCGGTGAAGTGGTCGTGCTTCTATGGCATCGACACTGGCGATCGCACAGAACTGCTCGCCTACTCGCTCACGGTGGACGAAATCCGTGAGTACCTGAACGTCGACAGCATCGCCTTCGTGCAACTCGACCGTCTGGTGGCCTCCACCGGCGCACCGGGAGCGGGGTTCTGCAACGCTTGTTTCACGGGGGATTACCCCACGGCGGTCTCGGTCACCCTCGGCAAGCATGTTCTCGAGGCGCCGGCGGCTGAGCCGTTGGCGGCCCCGATCCAGACCGCGATCGACTGA
- a CDS encoding NAD-dependent epimerase/dehydratase family protein produces the protein MSDHSNSPWEPAQAFWLDRRVAVTGATGFLGSHLVGMLTDAGAHVVILERDQVEPTEIATKWLERVAIVTGDATDQALLERLLGEYEVQTVFHLAAQTQVQVANHNPVSTFESNIKGTWSLLEAVRRTPHIEQAICASSDKAYGAQPTLPYEETMPLLAVNPYDVSKACADLITQTYHQRWGTPVAITRCGNFFGPGDMNWERLVPGTIRSLLRGERPIIRSNGALIRDYLYVVDGALAYLRLAEAMASDPGHLGEAYNFSTEGPLSVLELVACIQTAAGTDLVPDVRDTATNEIDAQHLSAAKARSRLGWQPNHTVQDALIETVRWYASHLG, from the coding sequence ATGAGCGACCACTCCAACTCCCCCTGGGAACCGGCGCAGGCGTTCTGGCTCGATCGCCGGGTGGCCGTCACCGGGGCCACCGGTTTTCTCGGCTCCCACCTCGTGGGGATGCTCACCGATGCCGGGGCCCATGTGGTGATCCTGGAGCGGGATCAGGTGGAACCAACCGAGATCGCCACCAAGTGGCTCGAGCGGGTGGCCATCGTCACCGGCGATGCCACCGACCAGGCCCTTCTCGAACGCCTGCTCGGGGAATACGAGGTGCAAACCGTCTTTCACCTCGCCGCCCAGACCCAAGTCCAGGTGGCCAACCACAACCCCGTCTCCACCTTTGAATCCAACATCAAAGGCACCTGGTCGCTGCTGGAGGCCGTGCGCCGCACTCCCCACATTGAACAGGCCATCTGCGCCAGCAGCGACAAGGCCTACGGAGCCCAGCCCACCTTGCCCTATGAGGAGACGATGCCGCTCCTCGCCGTCAACCCCTACGATGTGTCGAAGGCCTGTGCCGACCTGATCACTCAGACCTACCACCAGCGCTGGGGCACGCCCGTGGCGATCACTCGCTGTGGCAACTTTTTCGGGCCAGGCGACATGAATTGGGAACGCCTGGTGCCCGGGACCATCCGGTCGCTCCTACGGGGGGAGCGACCGATCATCCGGTCCAACGGCGCCCTCATCCGCGACTACCTCTATGTGGTGGACGGGGCGCTCGCCTATCTCCGCCTCGCCGAGGCCATGGCATCAGACCCCGGCCATCTCGGGGAGGCCTACAACTTCTCTACCGAAGGGCCGCTGTCGGTGCTCGAGTTGGTGGCCTGCATCCAGACCGCCGCCGGTACCGATTTGGTTCCCGACGTGCGCGATACCGCCACGAACGAAATCGATGCCCAACACTTGTCGGCCGCCAAGGCCCGGTCCCGGCTCGGATGGCAGCCGAACCACACGGTGCAAGACGCCCTCATCGAGACCGTGCGTTGGTACGCATCCCATCTCGGGTGA
- a CDS encoding phosphoribosylformylglycinamidine cyclo-ligase: MGTSYEDAGVNISAGEEAVERIKSKVRSTFRPEVIGDIGGFGGLFAFAQHRYTHPVLVSSTDGVGTKALIAQAVGRFDTIGVDLVAMCVDDIVCQGAEPLFFLDYIAVGKLDPDHIEQLVEGVAHGCRQAGCALIGGEMAEHPGAMAAGEFDLVGFAVGVVERDRLITGESVRPGDVLIGLPSPGLRSNGYSLARKVLLETAGLSLSEPAYPGAPHSLGDELLLPSVIYAPAIAALQRAVAVASVAHITGGGLPGNLNRVLPQGTDAEVDPSRWEAPRIFGEIQRLGEVSDDEMRKVFNLGIGMVVVVAPDEVYRTLDVLRTEGHRAAEIGRIVPGRGEVRFL; encoded by the coding sequence GTGGGCACGAGCTACGAAGATGCGGGCGTCAACATCTCGGCCGGTGAGGAGGCGGTGGAGCGGATCAAGTCCAAGGTCCGGTCCACGTTTCGTCCTGAGGTGATCGGCGACATCGGTGGGTTCGGAGGGCTCTTTGCCTTCGCGCAACACCGCTACACGCATCCGGTCCTGGTGTCTTCCACCGATGGCGTGGGCACCAAGGCGCTCATTGCGCAGGCGGTGGGACGCTTCGACACCATCGGGGTTGATCTCGTGGCGATGTGCGTCGATGACATTGTTTGTCAGGGCGCCGAGCCGCTGTTCTTCCTCGACTACATCGCGGTGGGCAAGCTCGACCCCGACCACATCGAACAACTCGTGGAAGGGGTGGCCCACGGGTGCCGTCAGGCGGGTTGTGCCCTGATCGGGGGAGAGATGGCCGAGCACCCCGGCGCCATGGCGGCCGGGGAGTTCGACCTGGTTGGCTTCGCGGTGGGGGTGGTCGAACGGGACCGCCTCATCACCGGAGAGAGCGTGCGGCCCGGCGATGTACTCATCGGGCTGCCCTCGCCAGGATTGCGGTCCAACGGCTACTCGCTGGCCCGCAAGGTGCTGTTGGAGACCGCCGGATTGTCCTTATCGGAACCGGCCTATCCCGGGGCCCCGCACAGTCTCGGCGATGAACTCCTCCTTCCATCGGTGATCTACGCCCCGGCCATTGCCGCCCTTCAGCGTGCGGTGGCGGTCGCTTCGGTGGCGCACATCACCGGCGGGGGGTTGCCGGGGAATCTCAACCGCGTGTTGCCGCAGGGGACCGACGCCGAAGTTGATCCGTCCCGCTGGGAAGCCCCCCGCATCTTTGGTGAGATCCAACGGCTGGGCGAGGTGAGCGACGACGAGATGCGCAAGGTTTTCAACCTGGGTATCGGCATGGTGGTGGTGGTGGCCCCCGATGAGGTGTATCGAACGCTCGACGTGTTGCGCACGGAGGGTCATCGTGCCGCCGAAATCGGTCGAATTGTGCCCGGGCGAGGCGAGGTTCGCTTTCTTTGA
- a CDS encoding NAD-dependent malic enzyme, translating into MPTNTAAFSIHLRVRLDNRPGTLGHLATAVGEAGGNITAIGGFDVRGAHLDEDVIVNCSSEDHIKRVIDAVGAVDGVKVITAADRTFEMHAGGKIEVLARMPVADRDDLSMAYTPGVARVCTAIERQPDLVHELTIKKNTVAIVTDGTAVLGLGNIGPAAALPVMEGKALLFKNFAGVDAFPICLDVNSADEIVDTVVRLAPVFGGINLEDIAAPQCFEIEDRLKELLDIPVFHDDQHGTAVVALAALENALRIVDKPMSALTVVIAGVGAAGVAISKILLNAGVAEIVGVDRKGAIWEGRDELNVAKLWFAEHTNRDRREGALSDVLPGADVFVGVSGPGLITASDLRKMAKDPIVFAMANPDPEIRPEEADGLATVIATGRSDYPNQINNVLAFPGIFRGALDAGATKITEGMKLEAARAIAEVVGEDVRADYIVPSVFDPRVGPLVAQYVAAAAVAEGVCRPPMV; encoded by the coding sequence ATGCCCACGAACACCGCCGCGTTTTCGATTCACCTGCGCGTTCGTCTCGACAACCGTCCGGGCACGCTCGGGCATCTGGCTACCGCCGTCGGTGAGGCCGGTGGGAATATCACCGCCATTGGGGGCTTCGACGTACGAGGCGCGCACCTGGATGAGGATGTGATCGTCAACTGCTCGTCGGAGGACCACATCAAGCGGGTCATCGATGCTGTGGGGGCGGTGGACGGTGTCAAGGTGATTACGGCGGCGGATCGGACCTTTGAGATGCACGCCGGCGGCAAGATCGAGGTACTCGCCCGGATGCCGGTAGCCGACCGCGACGATCTGTCGATGGCCTACACCCCAGGGGTGGCCCGGGTTTGCACGGCGATCGAACGGCAGCCCGATCTCGTGCACGAGCTCACGATCAAGAAGAACACCGTGGCCATTGTCACCGACGGCACCGCCGTGTTGGGCCTCGGCAACATCGGCCCCGCGGCCGCACTGCCCGTGATGGAGGGCAAGGCGCTCCTGTTTAAGAACTTTGCTGGTGTGGATGCATTCCCGATCTGCCTCGACGTGAACTCCGCTGATGAGATCGTGGACACGGTCGTGCGTCTCGCCCCGGTGTTCGGTGGTATCAACCTGGAAGACATCGCCGCCCCGCAGTGCTTTGAGATCGAGGACCGCCTCAAGGAACTTCTCGACATCCCGGTCTTCCACGATGACCAGCACGGAACCGCCGTCGTCGCCTTGGCGGCGTTGGAAAATGCTCTGCGCATCGTGGATAAGCCGATGAGCGCGCTCACCGTGGTGATCGCCGGAGTGGGTGCGGCGGGCGTGGCGATCAGCAAGATCCTGCTCAACGCCGGAGTGGCGGAGATCGTCGGCGTGGATCGCAAGGGTGCGATCTGGGAAGGTCGGGACGAACTCAATGTGGCCAAACTTTGGTTTGCCGAGCACACGAACCGGGATCGCCGCGAGGGCGCGCTGAGCGATGTGCTTCCCGGTGCCGACGTCTTCGTGGGGGTATCGGGCCCGGGTCTGATCACGGCATCGGACCTACGCAAGATGGCCAAAGATCCGATCGTGTTTGCCATGGCGAACCCCGATCCGGAGATCCGGCCAGAAGAGGCCGATGGGCTAGCCACCGTGATCGCTACCGGTCGAAGCGACTACCCGAACCAGATCAATAACGTGCTGGCCTTCCCCGGTATCTTCCGGGGGGCGCTTGATGCGGGCGCCACCAAGATCACCGAGGGCATGAAACTGGAAGCGGCTCGTGCCATCGCGGAGGTCGTGGGCGAGGATGTGCGGGCTGATTACATCGTGCCGTCGGTGTTTGACCCCCGGGTGGGGCCCCTGGTGGCCCAGTACGTGGCGGCCGCCGCGGTGGCTGAGGGCGTCTGCCGTCCGCCGATGGTCTAA